A window from Agrobacterium tumefaciens encodes these proteins:
- the secA gene encoding preprotein translocase subunit SecA: protein MVSLGGIARKLFGSANERRVRSYKSKIAAINALEEATKALSDEALAAKTAEFRQQLADGKTLDDLLIPAFAVAREASRRVLHMRPFDVQLTGAMILHGGAIAEMKTGEGKTLVATLAVYLNALAGKGVHVVTVNDYLAKRDAATMSRLYGFLGLTTGVIVHGLDDDQRREAYACDITYATNNELGFDYLRDNMKYDRAQMVQRSHNYAIVDEVDSILVDEARTPLIISGPLDDRSDLYNTIDAFIPLLSPEDYEIDEKQRSANFSEDGTEKLENLLRQAGLLKGESLYDIENVAIVHHINNALKAHKLFTRDKDYIVRNDEIVIIDEFTGRMMPGRRYSEGQHQALEAKEKVQIQPENQTLSSVTFQNYFRMYEKLAGMTGTASTEAEEFGNIYGLDVIEVPTNLPIQRIDEDDEVYRTGEEKFLAIITEIKAAHERGQPVLVGTTSIEKSELLAHMLRQSGFTDFQVLNARYHEQEAYIVSQAGVPGAVTIATNMAGRGTDIQLGGNVDMRLERELEGMEPGPELDAKEEAIRAEIKVLKEKALAAGGLYVIATERHESRRIDNQLRGRSGRQGDPGRSKFYLSLQDDLMRIFGSERMDSMLQKLGLKDGEAIVHPWINKALERAQKKVEARNFETRKNLLKYDDVLNDQRKVIFDQRLELMEADNIGETAADMRHEVIEALVTKHIPENAYAEQWDIAGLKAGIEQFLNLDLPVEEWAKEEGIAEDDILQRVTEAADKYAAERAERFGPEIMTYVERSVILQTIDHLWREHIVNLDHLRSVVGFRGYAQRDPLQEYKAEAFELFQSLLTNLREAVTAQLMRVELVQQEPQQPELPEMTAHHLDPVTGEDEMSQGIPAALVPAEERDPNNPATWGRIGRNEMCPCGSGKKYKHCHGVYEQA from the coding sequence ATGGTCAGTCTCGGCGGAATAGCCCGCAAGTTGTTCGGTTCGGCAAATGAACGCCGCGTCCGCTCCTATAAAAGCAAGATCGCAGCCATCAATGCGCTGGAAGAGGCCACCAAGGCTTTGTCCGATGAGGCGTTGGCGGCAAAGACGGCGGAATTCCGCCAGCAGCTTGCGGATGGCAAGACGCTGGACGATCTGCTGATCCCGGCTTTCGCCGTCGCCCGCGAGGCGTCACGCCGCGTTCTGCACATGCGGCCCTTCGACGTGCAGCTGACCGGCGCCATGATTCTTCATGGCGGCGCCATCGCCGAAATGAAGACGGGTGAAGGCAAGACACTGGTGGCGACCCTTGCGGTCTACCTCAACGCGCTGGCCGGCAAGGGCGTGCATGTCGTCACCGTCAACGACTATCTCGCCAAGCGCGACGCGGCCACGATGAGCAGGCTCTACGGCTTCCTCGGGCTGACGACAGGCGTTATCGTCCACGGCCTGGACGACGACCAGCGCCGCGAGGCCTATGCCTGCGACATCACCTACGCGACGAATAACGAACTCGGTTTCGATTATCTGCGCGACAACATGAAATACGACCGCGCCCAGATGGTGCAGCGCAGCCACAATTACGCGATCGTCGACGAAGTCGACTCGATCCTCGTCGATGAAGCGCGCACGCCACTCATTATTTCCGGCCCGCTGGACGACCGTTCCGACCTCTACAACACCATCGACGCCTTCATTCCGCTTCTATCGCCGGAAGACTACGAAATCGATGAAAAGCAGCGCTCTGCCAACTTCTCCGAAGACGGCACCGAAAAGCTCGAAAACCTGCTACGGCAGGCGGGTCTGCTGAAGGGCGAATCGCTCTACGACATCGAAAATGTCGCCATCGTTCACCACATCAACAATGCCCTGAAGGCCCACAAACTCTTCACCCGCGACAAGGACTACATCGTCCGCAACGATGAAATCGTCATCATCGACGAATTCACCGGCCGCATGATGCCGGGCCGTCGTTATTCGGAAGGCCAGCACCAGGCTCTCGAAGCCAAGGAAAAGGTGCAGATCCAGCCCGAAAACCAGACGCTGTCCTCCGTCACCTTCCAGAACTATTTCCGCATGTATGAAAAGCTGGCCGGCATGACCGGTACGGCATCGACGGAAGCGGAAGAATTCGGCAACATCTACGGCCTCGACGTCATCGAAGTGCCGACCAACCTGCCGATCCAGCGTATCGACGAGGACGACGAGGTCTACCGTACCGGCGAAGAGAAGTTCCTCGCCATCATCACCGAGATCAAGGCGGCGCATGAGCGTGGCCAGCCGGTTCTGGTCGGCACGACATCCATCGAAAAATCCGAGCTTCTGGCCCATATGCTGCGCCAGTCCGGCTTTACCGATTTCCAGGTTCTGAACGCCCGTTACCACGAGCAGGAAGCCTATATCGTTTCGCAGGCCGGTGTTCCCGGCGCTGTCACCATCGCCACCAACATGGCCGGCCGCGGCACCGACATCCAGCTCGGCGGCAACGTCGATATGCGCCTCGAGCGCGAACTGGAAGGCATGGAGCCGGGTCCCGAGCTTGATGCGAAAGAAGAGGCTATCCGCGCCGAGATCAAGGTCTTGAAGGAAAAGGCGCTCGCCGCCGGCGGTCTCTACGTCATCGCCACCGAACGCCATGAAAGCCGCCGTATCGACAACCAGCTGCGCGGCCGTTCCGGCCGTCAGGGCGACCCGGGCCGCTCGAAATTCTACCTGTCGCTTCAGGATGACCTGATGCGCATCTTCGGCTCCGAGCGCATGGACTCGATGCTGCAGAAGCTCGGCCTTAAGGACGGCGAAGCCATCGTCCATCCGTGGATCAACAAGGCGCTGGAACGCGCCCAGAAGAAGGTCGAAGCCCGCAACTTCGAGACCCGCAAGAACCTTCTGAAATATGACGACGTATTGAACGACCAGCGCAAGGTCATCTTCGATCAGCGTCTTGAGCTGATGGAAGCCGACAATATCGGTGAAACCGCCGCCGACATGCGCCACGAGGTCATCGAAGCGCTCGTCACCAAGCATATTCCTGAAAATGCCTATGCCGAACAGTGGGATATCGCCGGCCTGAAGGCGGGCATCGAGCAGTTCCTGAACCTCGACCTGCCGGTGGAGGAATGGGCGAAGGAAGAAGGCATTGCCGAGGACGACATTCTTCAGCGTGTCACCGAAGCGGCCGACAAATACGCCGCCGAACGCGCCGAACGTTTCGGCCCCGAAATCATGACCTATGTTGAACGCTCGGTCATTCTCCAGACGATCGACCATCTGTGGCGCGAACACATCGTCAATCTCGACCATCTGCGCTCTGTCGTCGGTTTCCGTGGTTACGCTCAGCGCGATCCGCTGCAGGAATACAAGGCGGAAGCCTTCGAACTGTTCCAGTCGCTGCTCACCAATCTGCGCGAGGCCGTTACGGCCCAGCTGATGCGCGTGGAACTGGTGCAGCAGGAACCGCAGCAGCCTGAACTGCCTGAGATGACCGCCCATCATCTCGACCCCGTCACCGGTGAGGACGAGATGTCACAGGGCATTCCGGCCGCTTTAGTGCCAGCCGAGGAACGCGATCCGAACAATCCCGCCACCTGGGGCCGTATCGGGCGCAATGAAATGTGCCCCTGTGGTTCCGGCAAGAAATACAAGCACTGCCACGGCGTTTACGAACAGGCGTAA
- the argJ gene encoding bifunctional glutamate N-acetyltransferase/amino-acid acetyltransferase ArgJ, with translation MSVAVSPLAPKSYPDMPALRGVRMATAAAGIKYKNRTDVLLMVFDKPASVAGVFTKSKCPSAPVDFCRANLGGGAARAVVVNSGNANAFTGLKGKAATELTAKSAAAAVGCSEGEVFLASTGVIGEPLDASKFAGVLGDMNVRAEADFWQEAAKAIMTTDTYPKVATRTAEIGGVIVTINGISKGAGMIAPDMATMLSFVVTDADIEPAALQSLLSAGVGPTFNSVTVDSDTSTSDTLMLFATGAAAEDGQVKVTSADDERLSSFRAALNDLLKDLALQVVRDGEGARKMVEVTVTGAENDAAAKKIALSIANSPLVKTAVAGEDANWGRVVMAVGKSGEMADRDRLAIWFGGVRVAVNGERDPDYSEAETTAVMRLEDIPVKVDIGLGQGTATVWTCDLTKEYVAINGDYRS, from the coding sequence ATGTCCGTTGCCGTTTCTCCGCTCGCTCCGAAATCCTATCCCGATATGCCCGCGCTGCGCGGTGTTCGCATGGCGACGGCCGCCGCCGGCATCAAGTACAAGAACCGCACCGATGTTCTCCTGATGGTGTTCGACAAGCCGGCAAGTGTCGCTGGCGTCTTCACCAAATCGAAATGCCCCTCGGCCCCCGTTGATTTCTGCCGCGCCAATCTCGGCGGCGGCGCGGCGCGTGCCGTGGTGGTCAATTCCGGCAATGCTAATGCCTTTACCGGCCTCAAGGGTAAGGCCGCGACCGAACTGACGGCGAAATCCGCCGCCGCTGCCGTTGGCTGCTCCGAAGGCGAAGTCTTCCTGGCATCAACAGGCGTGATTGGCGAGCCGCTGGACGCCTCGAAATTTGCCGGCGTTCTCGGCGATATGAACGTCAGGGCGGAAGCCGATTTCTGGCAGGAAGCCGCCAAGGCGATCATGACGACCGACACCTATCCCAAGGTCGCCACACGCACCGCCGAGATCGGCGGCGTGATCGTCACGATCAACGGCATTTCCAAGGGTGCCGGCATGATCGCGCCCGATATGGCGACGATGCTCTCCTTCGTGGTGACGGATGCCGATATCGAACCCGCCGCGCTGCAATCCCTGCTTTCGGCCGGCGTTGGCCCGACCTTCAATTCCGTGACGGTTGATAGCGACACCTCCACTTCCGATACGCTGATGCTGTTTGCCACGGGTGCGGCGGCAGAAGACGGTCAGGTGAAGGTGACGAGCGCCGATGACGAGCGCCTGTCCTCCTTCCGCGCCGCGCTCAACGATCTCCTGAAGGATCTGGCGTTGCAGGTTGTTCGCGATGGCGAAGGCGCGCGCAAGATGGTGGAAGTCACCGTCACAGGTGCGGAAAACGATGCCGCCGCCAAGAAGATTGCCCTTTCCATCGCCAATTCGCCGCTGGTGAAGACCGCCGTTGCCGGCGAAGACGCCAATTGGGGTCGTGTCGTCATGGCCGTCGGCAAATCCGGTGAAATGGCCGACCGCGACCGCCTCGCCATCTGGTTCGGTGGCGTGCGCGTGGCCGTCAATGGCGAACGCGATCCGGATTATTCGGAAGCGGAGACCACCGCCGTGATGCGGCTGGAAGACATTCCGGTGAAGGTCGATATCGGCCTCGGTCAGGGTACGGCCACGGTCTGGACCTGCGACCTGACCAAGGAATATGTTGCGATCAACGGCGACTACCGGAGCTGA
- a CDS encoding Flp family type IVb pilin, which yields MVDGEYPVLHFFINFCKSESGATAVEYGLIVGVISAALIAGLGNISSGINTVFQFIVDAFPTG from the coding sequence ATGGTGGATGGGGAATATCCTGTGCTGCATTTTTTTATCAATTTTTGCAAAAGTGAAAGCGGTGCAACAGCTGTTGAATACGGGCTTATAGTGGGCGTGATTTCCGCAGCGCTTATCGCCGGCCTCGGCAACATCAGCAGCGGTATCAATACCGTTTTTCAGTTCATCGTCGATGCTTTTCCCACGGGTTGA
- a CDS encoding DMT family transporter, with protein MAPRDLAAYIFLAITWGVSFLLLLHVVAAFGWIGAVTLRSIITAVALFLIARAARRKLAFSASWRAFAIVGATTVAGQLIGLSYATPQIGTAMAAILVATIPLFSMLISQIWGLERLTRQGIAGLVIGFAGIVLLVGFPAVPVTSGFIIGCAAAVAACICAAYGSNFASLHLKGVGSWEITIGSFLTGGLMTLPLLFAVPLPGTPDLVDYGYLLIQAVVMSGLTYITYFKLVSSIGATKAISVEFAVTVVAVLVGALVLDEPLSLPQLFGAGIIIFGCALVLDLLPKKKAPPTPSGA; from the coding sequence ATGGCCCCTCGCGATCTTGCCGCCTATATTTTTCTCGCGATTACGTGGGGCGTATCTTTCCTGCTGCTTCTCCATGTCGTTGCGGCCTTCGGCTGGATCGGCGCAGTCACGCTTCGCTCGATCATAACCGCTGTCGCCCTTTTTCTCATTGCGCGGGCGGCACGCCGGAAGCTGGCCTTTTCCGCCAGCTGGCGCGCTTTCGCAATCGTCGGCGCAACGACGGTTGCCGGGCAACTGATTGGTCTGTCCTACGCGACGCCTCAGATCGGCACTGCGATGGCAGCAATATTGGTGGCGACGATTCCGCTTTTTTCGATGCTCATCTCGCAGATTTGGGGTCTGGAACGTCTGACGCGGCAGGGCATTGCCGGTCTCGTCATCGGCTTTGCCGGCATCGTTCTGCTCGTCGGTTTTCCCGCTGTTCCCGTCACTTCAGGCTTTATCATCGGCTGTGCTGCCGCTGTCGCCGCCTGCATCTGCGCCGCCTATGGCAGCAATTTTGCGAGCCTGCACCTCAAAGGGGTTGGATCCTGGGAAATCACCATCGGTTCCTTCCTGACAGGCGGCCTGATGACCCTGCCGCTTCTTTTCGCGGTGCCCTTGCCCGGAACGCCTGATCTCGTCGATTACGGTTATCTTCTGATACAGGCAGTCGTCATGAGCGGCCTGACCTACATCACCTATTTCAAGCTGGTCTCCTCGATCGGCGCGACCAAGGCGATCAGCGTCGAATTCGCCGTGACCGTGGTGGCCGTCCTCGTCGGCGCCCTGGTGCTCGATGAGCCGCTTTCGCTTCCCCAGCTCTTCGGCGCTGGCATCATCATTTTCGGCTGCGCGCTGGTGCTCGACCTTCTGCCCAAGAAAAAAGCTCCACCCACACCCTCCGGTGCGTGA
- a CDS encoding methyltransferase domain-containing protein — MDILFDQALIEQNRHRAWARREDKALFLLDMAAEELADRLAIVERKFETAIELHGGTGVTARRLAETGKVDSIRRIETESEFATDGNIPETASMEHLPLAEASANLIVSPLALHLTNDTPGALIQIRRALKPDGLFLGAIPGSGTLHELRDVLLTAEAELTGGASPRVIPFADVRDVGALLQRAGFALPVTDTETYTVRYDSIFPLMRDLRAMGMANPLASRSRKPLNRAFFLRAAELYAERYSDPDGRIRATFSIIYVSGWAPHESQQKPLKPGSAKMRLADALKTTEVKLS; from the coding sequence ATGGATATTCTCTTTGACCAGGCCCTGATCGAACAAAATCGCCACCGGGCATGGGCCCGGCGTGAAGACAAGGCCCTGTTTCTTCTCGATATGGCAGCCGAAGAGCTGGCCGACAGGCTTGCGATCGTCGAGCGCAAGTTCGAGACGGCAATCGAACTGCACGGCGGAACGGGCGTTACTGCCCGCCGGCTGGCCGAGACGGGAAAAGTGGACAGTATTCGCCGCATCGAAACCGAGAGCGAGTTCGCGACGGACGGAAACATTCCCGAGACGGCGTCGATGGAGCATCTGCCACTCGCGGAAGCCTCCGCCAATCTCATCGTTTCACCGCTCGCCCTGCATCTGACCAATGACACCCCCGGTGCGCTGATCCAGATCCGGCGGGCATTGAAGCCAGATGGACTGTTTCTCGGCGCCATTCCCGGCAGCGGCACCCTGCATGAGTTGCGCGACGTGTTGCTGACGGCGGAAGCGGAGCTGACCGGAGGCGCCAGCCCGCGTGTCATTCCCTTCGCCGATGTGCGGGATGTCGGCGCGCTTTTGCAACGTGCCGGTTTTGCGCTTCCCGTCACCGACACCGAAACCTACACCGTTCGCTACGATTCGATTTTCCCGCTGATGCGCGACCTGCGCGCCATGGGGATGGCCAACCCGCTGGCCAGCAGAAGCCGAAAGCCGCTCAACCGCGCATTTTTCCTGCGGGCGGCGGAACTCTATGCCGAGCGCTATTCCGACCCCGACGGGCGGATAAGGGCGACATTTTCCATTATCTATGTATCAGGCTGGGCGCCGCATGAGAGCCAGCAAAAGCCTCTAAAGCCCGGCTCCGCCAAGATGCGACTTGCTGACGCCTTGAAGACAACAGAGGTAAAACTGTCCTGA
- a CDS encoding peptidylprolyl isomerase has translation MLRYNKIAAAVIVATLGLQLPAFAQEDKVVAKVGDLEIHQSELDLAMGNLDPQLAQLPDEQKKVAALSGAIDVKLLVKNADAEGLEKTEDFKKRMEFIKDRELHNAYFRKHVVDAVTADEVKARYDKEVAALPQEEEIKAAHILVASEDEAKDIVKQLDSGKDFAALAKEKSTDSNKDDGGDLGWFGKGRMVPEFEEAAFGLEKGAYTKTPIKTQFGFHVIKLEDKRIAPPPAFEQVEPQVRQLVMRDKYVALIEKAKAEQKIEIMDETLKKGYDEATKEQQAQPQQ, from the coding sequence ATGTTGCGCTATAATAAAATTGCGGCTGCGGTGATTGTGGCCACGCTCGGCCTCCAGCTTCCGGCTTTTGCACAGGAAGACAAGGTTGTCGCCAAGGTCGGCGATCTGGAAATCCACCAGTCCGAACTCGACCTCGCCATGGGTAACCTCGATCCGCAGCTCGCGCAGCTTCCCGATGAACAGAAGAAGGTCGCAGCCTTGTCCGGCGCGATCGACGTCAAGCTCCTCGTGAAGAATGCCGACGCCGAAGGTCTGGAAAAGACTGAAGATTTCAAGAAGCGCATGGAATTCATCAAGGACCGTGAGCTGCACAACGCTTACTTCCGCAAGCATGTGGTCGATGCCGTCACCGCTGACGAAGTGAAGGCGCGCTACGACAAGGAAGTCGCAGCCCTGCCGCAGGAAGAGGAAATCAAGGCCGCCCACATCCTCGTCGCCAGCGAGGATGAAGCCAAGGACATCGTCAAGCAGCTTGATTCGGGCAAGGATTTCGCCGCACTCGCCAAGGAAAAGTCGACCGATTCCAACAAGGATGACGGCGGCGATCTCGGCTGGTTCGGCAAGGGCCGCATGGTGCCGGAATTCGAAGAAGCCGCTTTCGGTCTCGAAAAGGGCGCCTACACCAAGACGCCTATCAAGACCCAGTTCGGCTTCCACGTCATCAAGCTGGAAGACAAGCGCATCGCGCCGCCGCCGGCTTTCGAGCAGGTTGAGCCGCAGGTTCGTCAGCTTGTCATGCGTGACAAATACGTTGCCCTCATCGAGAAGGCAAAGGCTGAGCAGAAGATCGAAATCATGGATGAGACGCTGAAGAAGGGCTACGACGAAGCCACGAAGGAACAGCAGGCTCAGCCGCAGCAGTAA
- a CDS encoding GNAT family N-acetyltransferase translates to MQDNKAVNLPLVRRLEAVSFRAWPASSVIYDGSWQIRLTGSHPSKRINCVVPLDPSDYGNCAVRLEKARKRFEDFGRPLVVRETTLMPPQLVDFLTGDGWSVFEEVKVMTADLSSMELPETLVSLPSHDIGRFVEASIKVSDGDPALRPAIAEIVSSIKPTLGLFINEEVEGNPLATMICVQDNDLAGVISLDVEKSQRKKGLGTQVLSSALRWARISGAKTAWLQVVSTNAPAIALYEKFGFSEAYRYRYWQKGTGE, encoded by the coding sequence ATGCAGGATAACAAAGCCGTCAATCTGCCGCTGGTTCGCCGTCTGGAAGCCGTCAGCTTCCGGGCATGGCCTGCCTCGTCGGTGATTTATGACGGCAGCTGGCAAATCCGCCTGACGGGTTCGCATCCCTCCAAGCGCATCAACTGCGTGGTGCCGCTCGATCCCTCCGATTACGGCAACTGCGCGGTGCGGCTGGAAAAGGCACGCAAGCGTTTCGAGGATTTCGGCCGGCCGCTGGTGGTGCGCGAAACGACGCTGATGCCGCCGCAACTCGTGGATTTTCTGACTGGTGATGGCTGGTCCGTCTTCGAAGAGGTCAAGGTCATGACGGCCGATCTCTCCAGCATGGAACTGCCGGAAACGCTGGTCAGCCTGCCGAGCCACGATATCGGTCGTTTTGTCGAAGCAAGCATCAAGGTCAGCGATGGCGATCCGGCGCTGCGCCCGGCAATCGCGGAAATCGTCAGTTCCATCAAGCCGACGCTCGGGCTCTTCATCAACGAGGAAGTGGAGGGCAACCCGCTCGCCACCATGATCTGCGTGCAGGATAACGATCTTGCCGGCGTCATCTCGCTTGATGTCGAAAAGTCGCAGCGTAAAAAGGGACTGGGCACGCAGGTTCTGTCGTCGGCACTGCGCTGGGCGAGAATCAGCGGCGCCAAAACCGCCTGGCTTCAGGTGGTCTCCACCAATGCGCCGGCGATCGCGCTTTATGAAAAATTCGGTTTCTCCGAGGCTTATCGTTATCGCTACTGGCAAAAGGGGACCGGCGAATGA
- a CDS encoding ComF family protein, with protein MGAGDDLFSGLLSKSAAVPAVARDVARSFFRLVYPPTCAGCNRMTGGEGALCSDCWRDVAFIDRPFCEVLGIPFARDHGEGVVSAQAIADPPPFDRLRSVASHEGTARKLVHRLKYQDRTDLARLMALWMLRASDGTVDACDCIVPVPLHRRRFLRRRFNQSAELARHLSKAAGKPLLAGTLLRLKPTERQVGLSALARRDNVRGAFSLAPGREADIFGKRVVLVDDVYTTGATVGAASRALRKAGAADVTVLTFAMAISGPI; from the coding sequence ATGGGTGCTGGTGACGATCTGTTTTCGGGGTTGCTGTCGAAGTCCGCCGCCGTGCCGGCGGTGGCACGCGATGTGGCGCGTTCGTTCTTCCGCCTCGTCTATCCGCCGACCTGCGCCGGCTGCAATCGCATGACCGGTGGCGAAGGGGCCTTGTGTTCCGATTGCTGGCGGGATGTCGCCTTTATCGATCGCCCTTTCTGCGAGGTTCTTGGCATTCCCTTCGCGCGGGATCACGGAGAAGGTGTTGTCAGCGCGCAGGCCATTGCCGATCCGCCGCCATTTGATCGTCTGCGTAGCGTCGCCAGCCACGAGGGCACTGCCCGCAAGCTGGTTCACCGGTTGAAATATCAAGATCGGACCGATCTCGCCCGGTTGATGGCGCTGTGGATGTTGCGGGCAAGCGACGGGACGGTTGACGCCTGCGATTGCATCGTGCCGGTTCCGCTGCATCGCCGCCGTTTCCTGCGCCGCCGCTTCAACCAGTCCGCCGAACTGGCGCGGCATCTTTCCAAGGCCGCCGGCAAACCTCTGCTCGCCGGCACCCTGCTGCGCCTGAAACCGACCGAGCGGCAGGTGGGGCTTTCCGCGCTCGCCCGGCGGGATAATGTGCGGGGCGCTTTCTCCCTCGCGCCCGGCCGGGAAGCCGATATTTTCGGCAAGCGCGTGGTGCTGGTGGATGACGTCTATACGACAGGCGCGACGGTGGGGGCGGCAAGCCGCGCCCTGCGCAAGGCGGGTGCCGCCGATGTGACAGTTTTGACCTTTGCAATGGCCATTTCCGGCCCTATATGA
- the grxC gene encoding glutaredoxin 3 — MAPVTIYTRDFCGYCARAKALLDAKGVDYAEYNATTTPEYRQEMIEKSGGTTFPQIFINGQHVGGCDDLHALERAGKLDAMLAA; from the coding sequence ATGGCACCAGTGACGATCTATACGCGGGATTTTTGTGGTTATTGTGCGCGCGCCAAGGCGCTGCTGGACGCGAAGGGCGTGGATTATGCCGAATATAATGCCACCACGACACCGGAATACCGGCAGGAAATGATCGAGAAATCCGGCGGCACGACCTTCCCGCAAATCTTCATCAACGGCCAGCATGTCGGCGGTTGTGACGATCTGCATGCGCTGGAACGCGCCGGCAAACTGGATGCCATGCTGGCAGCCTGA
- the mutT gene encoding 8-oxo-dGTP diphosphatase MutT, which translates to MSEAGKKILLVAACALLDQDGRILLAQRPEGKSLAGLWEFPGGKVEQGETPEETLVRELDEELGVKTKVACLAPLTFASHTYETFHLLMPLYVCRRYEGIAHGREGQALKWVKPQALRDYPMPPADEPLIPFLQDLL; encoded by the coding sequence ATGAGCGAGGCGGGCAAAAAGATCCTGCTGGTCGCCGCCTGCGCGCTTCTCGATCAGGATGGGCGCATTCTTCTGGCGCAGCGGCCGGAAGGCAAGTCGCTTGCGGGGCTGTGGGAATTTCCCGGCGGCAAGGTGGAGCAGGGCGAGACCCCGGAAGAAACCCTTGTCCGCGAACTGGACGAGGAGCTGGGGGTCAAAACCAAGGTCGCCTGTCTCGCGCCGCTGACTTTTGCCAGCCATACCTACGAGACCTTTCACCTTCTGATGCCGCTTTACGTGTGCCGCCGTTATGAAGGCATCGCCCATGGCCGGGAAGGACAGGCGCTGAAATGGGTCAAACCCCAGGCGCTGCGCGATTATCCCATGCCGCCGGCCGATGAGCCGCTCATCCCCTTCCTTCAGGATTTGCTGTAG
- a CDS encoding carbon-nitrogen hydrolase family protein, whose amino-acid sequence MSFKAAAIQMRSGVDPVRNAADMERLVRAAAAEGAVYVQTPEMTGAIQKDRQALRAQLRDDDGDIIVATAARLARELDIHVHVGSTAIARTDGKIANRGFLFAPDGSRICSYDKIHMFDVDLDNGESWRESAAYQPGEVARIVELPLAKFGFAICYDVRFPQLFRAEALAGAEVLTVPAAFTRQTGEAHWEILLRARAIENGAFVIAAAQAGVHEDGRETFGHSIIIDPWGKVLAMAGGAGEEIIFAEIDTSLVAAARGKIPNLRNAREFGLDTVIPLKPAGGEAA is encoded by the coding sequence ATGAGTTTCAAGGCTGCCGCCATCCAGATGCGTTCCGGCGTCGATCCGGTAAGGAATGCTGCCGATATGGAACGGCTGGTGCGCGCCGCCGCGGCTGAAGGGGCTGTTTATGTGCAGACCCCGGAAATGACGGGCGCGATCCAGAAGGACAGGCAGGCGCTTCGTGCCCAGCTGCGTGACGATGATGGCGACATCATCGTTGCGACGGCGGCCCGTCTGGCACGCGAACTCGACATTCATGTGCATGTCGGCTCCACGGCCATTGCCCGCACGGATGGCAAGATCGCCAATCGCGGTTTTCTGTTCGCGCCGGATGGTTCGCGCATCTGCAGCTATGACAAAATCCATATGTTCGATGTCGATCTCGACAATGGCGAAAGCTGGCGTGAAAGCGCCGCCTACCAACCCGGCGAAGTGGCGCGTATCGTCGAATTGCCATTGGCGAAATTCGGATTTGCGATCTGCTACGACGTCCGTTTCCCTCAGCTTTTCCGGGCGGAAGCGCTGGCAGGCGCCGAGGTTCTGACGGTTCCGGCGGCCTTCACGCGCCAGACCGGGGAAGCCCACTGGGAAATCCTGTTACGCGCCCGTGCCATCGAGAACGGCGCTTTCGTCATCGCCGCCGCACAGGCCGGCGTGCATGAGGACGGTCGCGAGACCTTCGGCCATTCCATCATCATCGACCCCTGGGGCAAGGTGCTGGCCATGGCCGGCGGTGCGGGGGAAGAGATCATCTTCGCCGAGATCGACACGTCGCTGGTTGCGGCTGCGCGCGGCAAAATTCCCAATCTCCGCAATGCCCGCGAGTTCGGGCTGGACACTGTCATTCCCCTGAAACCTGCCGGAGGTGAGGCGGCGTGA